Proteins co-encoded in one Muntiacus reevesi chromosome 13, mMunRee1.1, whole genome shotgun sequence genomic window:
- the DRG1 gene encoding developmentally-regulated GTP-binding protein 1, whose amino-acid sequence MSSTLAKIAEIEAEMARTQKNKATAHHLGLLKARLAKLRRELITPKGGGGGGPGEGFDVAKTGDARIGFVGFPSVGKSTLLSNLAGVYSEVAAYEFTTLTTVPGVIRYKGAKIQLLDLPGIIEGAKDGKGRGRQVIAVARTCNLILIVLDVLKPLGHKKIIENELEGFGIRLNSKPPNIGFKKKDKGGINLTATCPQSELDAETVKSILAEYKIHNADVTLRSDATADDLIDVVEGNRVYIPCIYVLNKIDQISIEELDIIYKVPHCVPISAHHRWNFDDLLEKIWDYLKLVRIYTKPKGQLPDYTSPVVLPYSRTTVEDFCMKIHKNLIKEFKYALVWGLSVKHNPQKVGKDHTLEDEDVIQIVKK is encoded by the exons ATGAGCAGCACCCTAGCTAAGATCGCGGAGATCGAAGCCGAG ATGGCTCGGACTCAGAAGAACAAGGCCACAGCACACCACCTAGGGTTGCTTAAGGCTCGTCTTGCTAAGCTTCGCCGGGAGCTCATTACTCcaaaaggtggtggtggtggaggaccAGGAGAAG GATTTGATGTTGCCAAGACAGGTGATGCTCGAATTGGGTTTGTGGGTTTTCCATCTGTGGGGAAGTCAACACTGCTCAGTAACCTGGCAGGGGTGTACTCGGAGGTCGCAGCCTATGAGTTCACTACCCTGACCACTGTGCCTGGTGTCATCAGATACAAAGGTGCTAAGATCCAG CTTCTGGATCTCCCAGGTATCATTGAGGGTGCCAAGGATGGGAAAGGTAGAGGCCGTCAAGTCATTGCAG tggCCAGAACGTGCAATTTGATCTTGATTGTTCTGGATGTCCTGAAACCCTTGGGACATAAGAAGATAATTGAAAACGAACTGGAAGGCTTTGGCATTCGCTTGAACAGCAAACCCCCCAACATTGGCTTTAAGAAGAAGGATAAAGGAGGCATTAATCTCACAGCCACT TGCCCTCAGAGTGAGCTGGATGCTGAAACTGTGAAGAGCATTCTGGCTGAGTACAAAATCCATAATGCTGATGTGACTCTGCGTAGTGATGCCACAGCAGATGATCTCATTGATGTGGTGGAAGGAAACAG AGTCTATATCCCATGTATCTATGTGTTAAATAAGATTGATCAGATCTCCATTGAGGAATTGGATATTATCTATAAGGTGCCTCACTGTGTACCCATTTCTGCCCATCACCGCTGGAATTTTGACGACCTGTTGGAAAAGATCTGGGACTATCTGAAACTAGTGAGGAT TTATACCAAACCCAAAGGCCAGTTGCCTGATTACACGTCCCCAGTGGTGCTGCCTTACTCCAGGACCACGGTGGAGGATTTCTGCATGAAGATTCACAAAAATCTTATCAAAGAATTTAAATA TGCTCTGGTGTGGGGTCTCTCTGTGAAACACAATCCTCAAAAAGTGGGTAAAGACCATACGTTGGAGGACGAAGATGTCATTCAGATTGTGAAGAAGTGA